One genomic segment of Chelmon rostratus isolate fCheRos1 chromosome 22, fCheRos1.pri, whole genome shotgun sequence includes these proteins:
- the kera gene encoding keratocan isoform X2, with amino-acid sequence MALLLSLLCILCLVGVGTGQDMPYEEYMAQIQACPKECRCPPNFPRAVYCDNKGLKSIPRIPPHTWYLYLQNNLIEVLSADALRNATSLRWLNLNRNKITSEGVEEGVLTAMPHLAHLYMDENLLSSVPSPLPASLEHLRLSRNRISKIPAGVFIGLDKLNLLDLQGNKLMDDAVTEVSLKGLNNLVQINLAKNQLSNMPLGLPPTTTQLFLDGNNIEKIPAGYFKGLPKVAFLRLNHNKLGSSGVPKNVFNVSSILDLQLSHNQLTEVPLIPSGLEHLHLDHNNIKSVSGSSVCPVAVDTVDDSVNDSVPRLRYLRLDGNDIKPPIPRDVILCFRLLRSIVI; translated from the exons ATGGCACTTCTCCTGAGTCTTCTCTGCATCCTGTGCCTGGTTGGGGTAGGTACAGGCCAGGACATGCCTTATGAGGAATATATGGCCCAGATCCAAGCCTGCCCTAAAGAGTGTCGCTGCCCACCCAACTTCCCTCGTGCTGTCTACTGTGATAATAAAGGCCTGAAGAGCATTCCCAGAATCCCGCCACACACATGGTATCTTTACCTGCAGAACAATCTAATTGAAGTGCTGTCAGCAGATGCCCTGCGTAACGCCACTTCGCTGCGCTGGCTGAACCTAAACCGCAACAAAATCACAAGTGAGGGAGTGGAAGAAGGTGTCCTGACTGCAATGCCTCACCTGGCACACCTCTACATGGATGAAAACCTCTTGTCTTCAGTGCCATCTCCCCTGCCAGCAAGCCTGGAGCATCTACGTCTCTCTCGCAATCGCATCTCCAAGATCCCTGCTGGTGTCTTCATTGGTCTTGATAAGCTTAACCTCTTGGACCTCCAGGGTAACAAGCTGATGGATGATGCTGTGACTGAGGTGAGCCTGAAGGGTCTAAACAACCTGGTACAAATCAATCTAGCAAAGAACCAGCTGAGTAACATGCCTCTTGGCTTAccacccaccaccacccagCTTTTCCTTGATGGCAACAACATTGAGAAGATCCCAGCTGGCTATTTCAAAGGTTTGCCAAAAGTGGCATTTCTGAGGCTCAACCACAACAAGCTTGGCAGTAGTGGAGTtcccaaaaatgtgtttaatgtctCCAGCATTTTGGACTTGCAGCTGTCCCACAACCAGCTGACTGAGGTTCCCCTCATTCCCTCAGGCCTTGAGCACCTTCACCTCGACCACAACAATATCAAAA GTGTAAGCGGCTCCAGTGTCTGTCCTGTCGCTGTCGACACTGTGGACGACTCCGTCAATGACAGCGTTCCTCGTCTGCGCTACCTCAGACTTGATGGCAATGACATTAAGCCACCAATTCCCAGGGATGTAATTCTGTGCTTCCGTCTCCTGAGGTCCATTGtcatctga
- the kera gene encoding keratocan isoform X1, with amino-acid sequence MQTTHNSWRSRSGSEMALLLSLLCILCLVGVGTGQDMPYEEYMAQIQACPKECRCPPNFPRAVYCDNKGLKSIPRIPPHTWYLYLQNNLIEVLSADALRNATSLRWLNLNRNKITSEGVEEGVLTAMPHLAHLYMDENLLSSVPSPLPASLEHLRLSRNRISKIPAGVFIGLDKLNLLDLQGNKLMDDAVTEVSLKGLNNLVQINLAKNQLSNMPLGLPPTTTQLFLDGNNIEKIPAGYFKGLPKVAFLRLNHNKLGSSGVPKNVFNVSSILDLQLSHNQLTEVPLIPSGLEHLHLDHNNIKSVSGSSVCPVAVDTVDDSVNDSVPRLRYLRLDGNDIKPPIPRDVILCFRLLRSIVI; translated from the exons GTCAGGCAGTGAAATGGCACTTCTCCTGAGTCTTCTCTGCATCCTGTGCCTGGTTGGGGTAGGTACAGGCCAGGACATGCCTTATGAGGAATATATGGCCCAGATCCAAGCCTGCCCTAAAGAGTGTCGCTGCCCACCCAACTTCCCTCGTGCTGTCTACTGTGATAATAAAGGCCTGAAGAGCATTCCCAGAATCCCGCCACACACATGGTATCTTTACCTGCAGAACAATCTAATTGAAGTGCTGTCAGCAGATGCCCTGCGTAACGCCACTTCGCTGCGCTGGCTGAACCTAAACCGCAACAAAATCACAAGTGAGGGAGTGGAAGAAGGTGTCCTGACTGCAATGCCTCACCTGGCACACCTCTACATGGATGAAAACCTCTTGTCTTCAGTGCCATCTCCCCTGCCAGCAAGCCTGGAGCATCTACGTCTCTCTCGCAATCGCATCTCCAAGATCCCTGCTGGTGTCTTCATTGGTCTTGATAAGCTTAACCTCTTGGACCTCCAGGGTAACAAGCTGATGGATGATGCTGTGACTGAGGTGAGCCTGAAGGGTCTAAACAACCTGGTACAAATCAATCTAGCAAAGAACCAGCTGAGTAACATGCCTCTTGGCTTAccacccaccaccacccagCTTTTCCTTGATGGCAACAACATTGAGAAGATCCCAGCTGGCTATTTCAAAGGTTTGCCAAAAGTGGCATTTCTGAGGCTCAACCACAACAAGCTTGGCAGTAGTGGAGTtcccaaaaatgtgtttaatgtctCCAGCATTTTGGACTTGCAGCTGTCCCACAACCAGCTGACTGAGGTTCCCCTCATTCCCTCAGGCCTTGAGCACCTTCACCTCGACCACAACAATATCAAAA GTGTAAGCGGCTCCAGTGTCTGTCCTGTCGCTGTCGACACTGTGGACGACTCCGTCAATGACAGCGTTCCTCGTCTGCGCTACCTCAGACTTGATGGCAATGACATTAAGCCACCAATTCCCAGGGATGTAATTCTGTGCTTCCGTCTCCTGAGGTCCATTGtcatctga